Proteins encoded together in one Hevea brasiliensis isolate MT/VB/25A 57/8 chromosome 16, ASM3005281v1, whole genome shotgun sequence window:
- the LOC110640532 gene encoding U11/U12 small nuclear ribonucleoprotein 25 kDa protein isoform X2 produces the protein MMEIESISKGDEDIGYNSSNVKKAKLQSTLAALLDDPILTDLPKKPTLSDVDTLISVELGSAMRISVLKLDGTFFVMNSATVKDLKLAIKRKVIEMEQSKMGHRHISWKHVWANFAISYHNQKLLDDNSALHGFGICTNSQVNFAPYIMSKGFGKHSRRRKHRFFHGLNNLG, from the exons ATGATGGAGATAGAATCAATTTCCAAGGGAGATGAGGATATTGGCTACAACAGCAGCAATGTAAAGAAGGCAAAACTGCAGTCAACACTCGCAGCTCTTCTTGATGATCCTATTCTCACTGATCTCCCTAAGAAACCGACCTTATCCGATGTTGATACTCTCATTAGCGTTGAATTGGGCAGTGCTATGCGCATCTCCGTCCTCAAACTAGATGGCACCTTCTTTG TGATGAATTCGGCAACAGTCAAAGATTTGAAGCTTGCGATCAAGAGGAAAGTGATTGAAATGGAGCAATCCAAGATGGGTCATCGCCATATTTCGTG GAAGCATGTTTGGGCAAATTTTGCCATATCCTACCACAATCAAAAGCTCCTTGATGACAACTCTGCACTTCATGGTTTTGGCATCTGCACTAATTCTCAG GTTAATTTTGCCCCCTATATCATGTCAAAGGGTTTTGGAAAGCATTCCAGGCGAAGAAAACATCGTTTCTTTCATGGGCTTAACAACCTTGGCTAA
- the LOC110640532 gene encoding U11/U12 small nuclear ribonucleoprotein 25 kDa protein isoform X1 → MMEIESISKGDEDIGYNSSNVKKAKLQSTLAALLDDPILTDLPKKPTLSDVDTLISVELGSAMRISVLKLDGTFFDVAVMNSATVKDLKLAIKRKVIEMEQSKMGHRHISWKHVWANFAISYHNQKLLDDNSALHGFGICTNSQVNFAPYIMSKGFGKHSRRRKHRFFHGLNNLG, encoded by the exons ATGATGGAGATAGAATCAATTTCCAAGGGAGATGAGGATATTGGCTACAACAGCAGCAATGTAAAGAAGGCAAAACTGCAGTCAACACTCGCAGCTCTTCTTGATGATCCTATTCTCACTGATCTCCCTAAGAAACCGACCTTATCCGATGTTGATACTCTCATTAGCGTTGAATTGGGCAGTGCTATGCGCATCTCCGTCCTCAAACTAGATGGCACCTTCTTTG atGTGGCAGTGATGAATTCGGCAACAGTCAAAGATTTGAAGCTTGCGATCAAGAGGAAAGTGATTGAAATGGAGCAATCCAAGATGGGTCATCGCCATATTTCGTG GAAGCATGTTTGGGCAAATTTTGCCATATCCTACCACAATCAAAAGCTCCTTGATGACAACTCTGCACTTCATGGTTTTGGCATCTGCACTAATTCTCAG GTTAATTTTGCCCCCTATATCATGTCAAAGGGTTTTGGAAAGCATTCCAGGCGAAGAAAACATCGTTTCTTTCATGGGCTTAACAACCTTGGCTAA